Proteins encoded by one window of Raphanus sativus cultivar WK10039 unplaced genomic scaffold, ASM80110v3 Scaffold1591, whole genome shotgun sequence:
- the LOC130504454 gene encoding uncharacterized protein LOC130504454, translating into MLCGSSLRDRIQPWLRDYVKLQSLAVFLIYIQIGCALIGSLGALYNGVLLINLAIALFALVAIESNSQSLGRTYAVLLFCALLLDVSWFILFTEEIWSISAETNGTFFIFSVKLTMAMEMVGFFVRLSSSLLWFQIYRLGASIVDTSSDLRNSFLNPPTPASAAAAIDRQCSSGAAAAEEILGGSIYDPAYYTSLFDDAQSNLSSPKVNHYSAENNGSPSAAEASRIMSPGSRSLHAIDEEKGLKQPPGMSSSSL; encoded by the exons ATGCTTTGTGGTTCTTCTTTGCGAGATCGAATACAGCCTTGGCTACGCGACTACGTTAAGCTCCAATCTCTCGCCGTCTTCCTTATTTACATCCAG ATTGGTTGCGCGCTGATTGGATCACTAGGCGCATTATACAATGGCGTTTTACTCATCAACTTAGCGATTGCCTTGTTCGCGCTTGTGGCTATCGAGAGCAACAGCCAAAGTCTCGGCCGCACATACGCCGTTCTCCTCTTCTGTGCTCTTCTTCTCGATGTCTCCTGGTTCATCCTCTTCACCGAAGAGATTTG GAGCATTTCGGCAGAGACGAATGGGACCTTCTTCATATTCTCAGTGAAGCTGACGATGGCCATGGAGATGGTTGGCTTCTTTGTCAggctctcttcctctctcttgtGGTTTCAGATTTACAGGCTGGGAGCTTCTATTGTCGACACTTCTTCTGATTTGAGAAACAGTTTCTTGAATCCGCCAACTCCTgcttctgctgctgctgctattGACAGGCAGTGTTCTTCaggtgctgctgctgctgaagAAATCTTGGGTGGTTCTATCTACGACCCTGCCTACTACACCTCTCTTTTTGATGACGCCCAATCCAATTTGAGTTCACCAAAG GTGAATCATTATTCAGCTGAGAACAATGGATCACCATCTGCTGCAGAAGCCTCTCGGATTATGTCCCCCGGATCCAGATCATTGCATGCTATTGAT GAAGAGAAAGGTCTGAAACAACCGCCGGGAatgtcttcatcatcattaTGA
- the LOC108823037 gene encoding E3 ubiquitin-protein ligase SIRP1, translated as MEEEGIATRRTYWCHMCSRTVDPLMEAEIKCPFCASGFVEEMSDEEEHDDHRANSTSLWAPILMQLMNNPNQTTAEDNQNHVAEAEAETENEAAGNDVDSQLQEILRRRRGRSSVSVIRLSLRGVGGAGSTLEPDDNNNNNNNNGDGGGGGDRERGRLIMVDGGSLSEYFIGPGFEALLQRLADNDPNRYGTPPALKEAVESLSTVKIQEEDTLQCSVCLDDFEIGMEVKEMPCKHKFHGDCLLPWLELHCSCPVCRYELPSDETKTESARTEEPNGNDGGSVSSSSTSSQGSGNSHPTEQGEEEEEESDDGDGIELSIPWLFSSLFSSSQGSSNPSTDTN; from the coding sequence ATGGAAGAAGAAGGAATCGCAACGAGGAGGACGTACTGGTGCCACATGTGCTCTCGAACAGTGGATCCACTTATGGAAGCTGAGATCAAATGCCCCTTTTGTGCAAGTGGCTTTGTTGAAGAGATGTCCGACGAAGAGGAACATGATGATCACAGAGCAAACAGCACCTCTCTCTGGGCTCCCATCTTGATGCAACTCATGAATAATCCTAACCAGACTACTGCTGAAGATAATCAAAACCACGTGGCAGAGGCAGAGGCAGAGACCGAGAACGAAGCTGCTGGAAACGATGTGGATTCTCAGCTCCAAGAGATCCTcaggagaagaagaggaagaagttctGTTTCCGTCATACGACTATCTCTTCGTGGAGTAGGAGGAGCAGGGTCGACACTTGAACCTgatgacaacaacaacaacaacaacaacaacggagatggtggtggtggtggtgatagAGAGAGAGGACGCTTGATCATGGTGGATGGTGGTTCTCTGAGTGAGTATTTCATCGGTCCTGGATTCGAAGCCCTTCTTCAGCGTTTAGCTGACAACGATCCCAACAGATACGGAACACCTCCAGCTCTCAAAGAAGCTGTTGAGTCTTTGTCTACTGTCAAAATCCAAGAGGAGGATACTCTGCAGTGTTCGGTTTGTTTGGACGATTTTGAGATTGGGATGGAAGTGAAAGAGATGCCTTGTAAGCACAAGTTCCACGGTGACTGTTTACTCCCGTGGCTTGAGCTTCATTGTTCGTGTCCGGTTTGTAGGTATGAGTTACCTTCGGATGAGACAAAGACGGAGTCTGCAAGAACTGAAGAACCAAATGGTAACGATGGTGGAAgtgtgtcttcttcttctacgaGCAGCCAAGGAAGTGGGAACAGTCACCCTACTGagcaaggagaagaagaagaggaggagagcGATGATGGTGATGGGATTGAATTATCAATCCCGTGGCTGTTTAGCAGCTTGTTCTCGTCGTCCCAAGGCAGCAGCAACCCATCGACTGATACAAactga
- the LOC130504455 gene encoding TATA-box-binding protein 2-like, protein MAEQGMEGSQPVDLMKHPSGIIPTLQNIVSTVNLDCKLDLKSIALQARNAEYNPKRFAAVIMRIREPKTTALIFASGKMVCTGAKSEHFSKLAARKYARIVQKLGFPAKFKDFKIQNIVGSCDVKFPIRLEGLAYSHSAFSSYEPELFPGLIYRMKQPKIVLLIFVSGKIVITGAKMREETYTAFENIYPVLTEFRKIQQ, encoded by the exons ATGGCTGAACAAGGAATGGAAGGGAGCCAACCAGTTGACCTTATGAAGCATCCTTCAGGGATTATTCCAACTCTTCA AAACATTGTCTCGACAGTGAACTTAGACTGCAAGCTTGATCTTAAGTCCATAGCTTTGCAGGCTCGTAATGCTGAATATAACCCCAAG CGTTTTGCTGCAGTAATCATGAGGATAAGAGAGCCAAAGACTACAGCTTTGATTTTTGCTTCTGGGAAAATG GTGTGTACCGGAGCCAAGAGTGAACATTTTTCAAAGCTGGCTGCGAGAAAG tACGCTCGGATTGTTCAAAAGCTTGGCTTTCCTGCAAAATTCAAG GACTTCAAGATTCAGAACATTGTGGGGTCTTGTGATGTCAAATTCCCCATTAGGCTTGAAGGTCTTGCATACTCTCACAGTGCTTTCTCAAGT tACGAGCCTGAACTATTCCCAGGGCTGATATATAGGATGAAACAACCAAAGATTGTGCTACTTATTTTTGTCTCAGGGAAGATTGTTATAACTGGAGCCAAG ATGAGAGAAGAGACTTACACAGCCTTTGAGAATATCTACCCAGTTCTTACAGAGTTCAGGAAAATCCAGCAGTGA
- the LOC108822837 gene encoding 2-oxoisovalerate dehydrogenase subunit beta 1, mitochondrial produces the protein MASLLSRFCRKVAVPGSAHGARMVSTTTSCGSETVKSLNLYSAINQALHIALETDPRSYVFGEDVGFGGVFRCTTGLAERFGKNRVFNTPLCEQGIVGFGIGLAAMGNRAVVEIQFADYIYPAFDQIVNEAAKFRYRSGNQFNCGGLTIRAPYGAVGHGGHYHSQSPEAFFCHVPGIKVVIPRSPREAKGLLLSSIRDPNPVVFFEPKWLYRQAVEEVPEHDYMIPLSEAEVIREGNDITLVGWGAQLTVMEQACLDAEKEGISCELIDLKTLLPWDKETVEASVKKTGRLLISHEAPVTGGFGAEISATILERCFLKLEAPVSRVCGLDTPFPLVFEPFYMPTKNKILDAIKSTVNY, from the exons ATGGCGTCTCTTTTAAGCAGATTCTGCCGGAAAGTGGCTGTTCCGGGATCAGCTCACGGAGCACGGATGGTTTCTACGACGACGTCGTGTGGATCAGAAACCGTGAAGTCGTTGAACCTCTACTCTGCTATTAACCAAGCTCTTCACATCGCCTTGGAAACCGATCCTCG GTCTTATGTATTTGGGGAAGATGTTGGGTTTGGTGGAGTCTTCCGCTGCACAACAGGATTAGCTGAACGCTTCGGGAAAAACCGTGTCTTCAACACTCCTCTTTGTGAACAA GGCATTGTTGGATTTGGTATTGGTCTAGCAGCAATG GGGAATCGAGCTGTTGTAGAAATTCAATTTGCAGACTATATTTATCCTGCGTTTGATCAG ATTGTTAATGAAGCTGCAAAGTTCAGATACCGAAGTGGTAACCAGTTCAACTGTGGAG GACTTACAATAAGAGCACCGTATGGGGCGGTTGGTCATGGTGGACATTACCATTCACAATCCCCTGAGGCTTTCTTTTGCCATGTCCCTGGCATTAAGGTTGTTATCCCTCGGAGTCCACGAGAAGCCAAGGGACTGTTGTTATCCTCTATCCGTGATCCAAATCCTGTTGTCTTCTTCGAACCAAAG TGGCTATATCGTCAAGCGGTAGAAGAAGTTCCAGAGCATGACTATATGATACCTTTGTCAGAAGCTGAG GTTATTAGAGAAGGCAATGACATAACACTTGTTGGATGGGGAGCTCAGCTTACCGTTATGGAACAAGCTTGTCTAGACGCTGAGAAG GAAGGAATATCATGTGAACTGATAGATCTCAAGACACTACTACCTTGGGACAAAGAAACAGTGGAGGCCTCTGTTAAAAAGACTGGCAGGCTTCTT ATAAGCCATGAAGCTCCTGTGACAGGAGGTTTTGGAGCAGAGATCTCTGCAACAATCCTCGAGCGTTGCTTCTTGAAG TTAGAAGCGCCAGTAAGCAGAGTTTGTGGTCTGGACACTCCATTCCCTCTTGTGTTTGAGCCGTTCTACATGCCCACCAAGAACAAG ATATTGGATGCAATCAAGTCCACTGTCAATTACTAG
- the LOC108823087 gene encoding ruBisCO large subunit-binding protein subunit beta, chloroplastic codes for MASTFTATSSIGSMVAPNGHKADKKLMNKLSSSSFGRRQSVFPRLRRSTPAIVCAAKELHFNKDGTTIRKLQAGVNKLADLVGVTLGPKGRNVVLESKYGSPRIVNDGVTVAREVELEDPVENIGAKLVRQAAAKTNDLAGDGTTTSVVLAQGFIAEGVKVVAAGANPVLITRGIEKTAKALVAELKKMSKEVEDSELADVAAVSAGNNAEIGSMIAEAMSRVGRKGVVTLEEGKSAENALYVVEGMQFDRGYVSPYFVTDSEKMSVEFDNCKLLLVDKKITNARDLVGVLEDAIRGGYPILIIAEDIEQEALATLVVNKLRGTLKIAALKAPGFGERKSQYLDDIAILTGATVIREEVGLSLDKAGKEVLGHAAKVVLTKETSTIVGDGSTQDAVQKRVTQIKNLIEQAEQDYEKEKLNERIAKLSGGVAVIQVGAQTETELKEKKLRVEDALNATKAAVEEGIVVGGGCTLLRLASKVDAIKAGLDNDEEKVGADIVKRALSYPLKLIAKNAGVNGSVVSEKVLSNDNVKYGYNAATGKYEDLMAAGIIDPTKVVRCCLEHAASVAKTFLMSDCVVVEIKEPEPVPVGNPMDNSGYGY; via the exons ATGGCATCAACTTTCACCGCGACGTCTTCCATTGGTTCCATGGTTGCTCCAAATGGGCACAAAGCGGATAAGAAGCTCATGAACAAGCTGTCTTCAAGCTCTTTCGGGAGGAGGCAGAGCGTGTTCCCCAGGCTCAGAAGATCCACTCCTGCTATTGTATGCGCAGCCAAGGAGTTGCATTTCAACAAAGACGGGACTACCATCAGGAAGCTTCAA GCTGGTGTCAACAAGCTTGCAGACCTAGTTGGTGTTACACTTGGACCTAAGGGGAGAAATGTTGTTCTTGAGAGCAAGTATGGATCACCTAGAATTGTTAATGATGGTGTCACTGTTGCTAGGGAG GTTGAACTGGAAGACCCGGTTGAGAACATTGGTGCTAAGCTTGTGAGGCAAGCAGCTGCCAAGACCAATGACTTGGCCGGTGATGGTACCACAACATCTGTGGTTCTTGCACAAGGTTTTATTGCTGAGGGTGTCAAG GTGGTGGCTGCTGGTGCAAACCCTGTATTGATCACTAGAGGCATTGAGAAGACAGCAAAGGCTTTGGTTGCCGAGCTCAAGAAAATGTCTAAGGAG GTTGAAGACAGTGAGCTTGCAGATGTAGCAGCGGTTAGTGCGGGTAACAATGCAGAAATCGGAAGTATGATTGCTGAAGCAATGAGCAGAGTTGGCAGGAAGGGTGTGGTGACACTTGAGGAGGGTAAAAGTGCTGAGAACGCTCTCTACGTTGTGGAGGGAATGCAATTTGATCGCGGTTACGTCTCCCCTTACTTTGTGACAGACAGTGAGAAAATGTCGGTTGAGTTCGACAATTGCAAG TTGCTTCTTGTTGACAAGAAGATTACCAATGCAAGGGATCTTGTTGGTGTTTTGGAGGATGCAATTAGAGGAGGATACCCGATTTTAATAATTGCAGAAGACATTGAGCAGGAGGCTTTAGCGACCCTTGTTGTTAACAAGCTTAGAGGCACACTGAAGATTGCAGCTCTCAAGGCTCCAGGATTTGGAGAGCGCAAGAGCCAATACCTTGACGATATTGCCATCCTCACTGGAG CAACTGTGATTCGTGAGGAAGTTGGTCTTTCACTTGACAAAGCTGGAAAAGAGGTTCTTGGACATGCCGCAAAGGTGGTCCTCACTAAGGAGACTTCGACCATTGTGGGTGATGGGAGCACACAGGACGCAGTGCAAAAGCGTGTTACACAAATTAAGAACCTTATTGAG CAAGCAGAGCAAGATTATGAGAAGGAAAAACTGAATGAGAGAATTGCAAAGCTCTCTGGTGGAGTTGCTGTGATTCAG GTCGGAGCACAAACGGAAACAGAACTCAAAGAGAAGAAATTGAGAGTTGAAGATGCTCTTAATGCTACAAAg GCTGCTGTTGAGGAAGGTATTGTCGTTGGTGGTGGCTGTACTCTGCTTCGTCTTGCTTCCAAGGTTGATGCCATTAAAGCTGGTCTCGACAATGATGAAGAAAAG GTTGGAGCGGATATCGTGAAAAGAGCACTGAGTTACCCTCTGAAACTGATTGCCAAGAACGCCGGAGTCAATGGAAGCGTAGTTAGCGAGAAG GTGCTTTCTAACGATAATGTGAAGTACGGTTACAATGCTGCAACCGGCAAGTACGAGGATCTAATGGCTGCAGGAATCATCGATCCAACTAAG GTTGTGAGATGTTGCTTGGAACACGCAGCTTCGGTTGCAAAGACATTCTTGATGTCTGACTGTGTCGTTGTTGAGATCAAGGAGCCTGAGCCAGTTCCTGTAGGCAACCCAATGGACAACTCAG GTTATGGATACTGA
- the LOC108835538 gene encoding uncharacterized protein LOC108835538 isoform X1 — MINCFKDPFHVLMTVLLSSNDDDDDGHEETIVDHLDGHRNDEPEEVDTKVCRTLTLRSSLRKVDSNSTEADKVKKKVQWVDVAGIKELAEVREFEPSGDDDIDSDEEKNCVCVIL, encoded by the exons ATGATCAACTGTTTCAAAGACCCCTTTCATGTTTTGATGACTGTTTTGCTTT ccagcaatgatgatgatgatgatggtcaTGAAGAGACTATTGTTGATCATTTGGATGGTCATAGGAATGATGAACCAGAAGAAGTGGACACAAAGGTTTGTCGTACTCTCACCCTGAGAAGCAGTCTCAGAAAGGTGGATTCGAATTCAACAGAAGCTGACAAGGTTAAGAAGAAGGTACAATGGGTGGATGTGGCGGGGATAAAAGAGCTTGCTGAGGTTCGAGAATTTGAACCAAG TGGAGATGATGATATTGACTCTGATGAGGAGAAAAATTGTGTTTGTGTTATCCTGTGA
- the LOC108835538 gene encoding uncharacterized protein LOC108835538 isoform X2, whose translation MINCFKDPFHVLMTVLLSSNDDDDDGHEETIVDHLDGHRNDEPEEVDTKVCRTLTLRSSLRKVDSNSTEADKVKKKVQWVDVAGIKELAEVREFEPS comes from the exons ATGATCAACTGTTTCAAAGACCCCTTTCATGTTTTGATGACTGTTTTGCTTT ccagcaatgatgatgatgatgatggtcaTGAAGAGACTATTGTTGATCATTTGGATGGTCATAGGAATGATGAACCAGAAGAAGTGGACACAAAGGTTTGTCGTACTCTCACCCTGAGAAGCAGTCTCAGAAAGGTGGATTCGAATTCAACAGAAGCTGACAAGGTTAAGAAGAAGGTACAATGGGTGGATGTGGCGGGGATAAAAGAGCTTGCTGAGGTTCGAGAATTTGAACCAAG TTGA